Below is a genomic region from Paraburkholderia phenazinium.
GCGCCGAGATCGTCGGGAACGGCTTCGGGAATAGCCCAGATGGCGCGCACCGGCAAGCTCGTGGCGAGCACAAGGCCGTTGCGGTCGAGAATCTTGCCGCGCGTAGCAGGCAGCTCGAGCGTGCGCTGATAGCGGCTTTCGCCCTGCTTCTGATAAAACGCGTTGCCCGGACCCTGAATCCAGAACGCGCGGCCAGCCAGCGCGACGAACGCCATGAACAGCATGAACACGACGAGCTTCGAGCGCCACATCGGCAAACGCACGGACAGGATCGGGTTCGACGCGAACGCGACACTCTTGCGGGTTGAACTCTTTTTCATCGCGCGTTCCCCTGACGGGTGACGTGCGGGGCAGAGGCCGTGGCCGGCGCGGGCGCCGACGTCGGTACCGGCGCATCTTCAGCCATGGCGGCGCCCGGGGAGAGCGTCAGATATTGAGTGCGGCCGGTGGTAACGGCCGCCATCTTCAGCGAATCCGTCGCAATCTGCTCGATGCGCGAGGTTTTCGACAGTGCGCTCTGCTGGTATTGAAGCTGCGAATAATCCTGCTGCAACTGACGCTCCTGCGACTCCGCGCGCTGCAACTGGATAAAGATCTGACGCTGCTGATTCGTCGCGTTAACTACAGATAATGCACAGCCCATTACAACAATCAGCAGAAAGATATTGAGGCGGCTCATGGCGCGATACGCTCCGCCACACGCATCACGGCAGAACGGGCGCGCGGATTCGCGGCGACTTCAGCGTCACTCGCGAATACGCGGCCGATGATTTTGAGCGGCGGGCTGGGCAGGTCGACGGCACGGATCGGCAGACGGCGATCCACCGCCGGAGCACTGGCGTGCGCCTGCATGAACCGTTTGACGATCCGGTCTTCGAGCGAATGAAAGCTGATCACCACCAGCCGCCCCCCTTGCTCCAGCAGCGCTAGCGCCGCTTCTAAAACGACTTGCAGCTCCGCAAGCTCTTGATTGATGTGAATCCGTATAGCCTGAAAGGTGCGGGTTGCCGGATCCTTGCCCTTCTCACGGGTTTTGACGACGTTAGCCACGATTTGGGCAAGCTCGCCCGTGCTGACGAGAGGCCCAAGACGGTCGGACTCTGCCCGGCGAGCAACAAGCGCCTTTGCAATCTGAAAAGCAAACCGTTCTTCCCCATAATCTCGTATTACCTCCGTCAATTCCTGCACCGTGGCCCGCGCCAGCCAGTCAGCAGCAGATTCGCCGCGCGTCGGGTCCATCCGCATGTCGAGTGGGCCGTCGGCGCGGAAACTGAAACCCCGCTCCGGATCGTCGACTTGCGGCGACGACACGCCCAGATCCAGCAACACCCCCGACACCCGCCCTACCCCACGCTCCGCAACCGCGTCGCGCAGTGAAGCAAAACTCTCGTGCACGATCTCGAAACGCGGATCGGCGATTTGCTGAGCCGTGGCGATGGCTAGCGGATCCTTGTCGAATGCGATCAACCGCCCCGACTCACCCAGCTTGCCCAACACCGCGCGGCTATGTCCGCCGCGACCGAACGTGCCGTCTACATAGACGCCGTCCGGGCGCTTGATCAACGCTTCGACCGCTTCTTCCAGCAGCACCGTGCGATGCTGCAACTCGTTTCCCATCGCAGGTGCCATATATGTGAGCCGCGATCAGAACGTGAAATCTTTTAACGCTTCGGGCATGCCCTCAGCCATTGCCGCCTGTTCCTTGGCGGCGTATGTTTGTGCATCCCACAGTTCGAAGTGGCGGCCCATGCCGAGCAGCGTCAATTCTTTTTCCAGCCCGCCAGCCGTGCGCAATTCCGGCGACACGAGCACGCGCCCTGCGCCGTCCATATCAACGTCCATTGCGTTACCGAGGAAAATGCGCTTCCACCAGGTCGCGTTCATGGGCAGCTTGTCGACCTTGTCGCGGAAGATCTCCCATTCCGGGCGCGGAAAGAGCAACAGGCAGCCGTCCGGGTGCTTGGTGATCGTCACCCGGCCCTCTGCCTGTGTCTGCAGCGCATCCCGATACCGAGAGGGAATAGACATCCGCCCTTTCGCATCGAGCGTCAGCGCCGACGCCCCTTGGAACACTTCTCTCTCCCTTGTCGACTGGAGTTGGCGCTTTAGCGCCTACTCCAGTCCCATGCAGCTTGCTGCGGTCGATCAGAGTTGGCGCTTAGCGCGCCAACCACCCGATCCGTGAAAATCTACCTGAAACCATCTGTGAGATCACACAAAAATACACTTTCTCACACTGTCTCCCACTTTAGAGGAAGCCCCAGGAGGGGTCAAGGGAGATGCGTGGTTTTTTAACGAAATTTGTTTGTTAGAACAAGGACTTAGCGCGACTCTTTCAAGTCAGGCCTAAAACAGAAAACCGTTATAAATGAATGGACTAGTGCAACTTGTGAAGGTGATACGTGAAAAGTCCCGGGGAAAGGCGTGGAATCTAAGCGATCTGCGGCGGGGGATTAAACGAATCAGCGGAGGGTTTGAGGCGATTGAACGGACGACGCACGCTGCGCCGTCCCACTTCCACAGCGGTTAAACGTAGTAGGCAGTCCGGGTCATGATTTTCGACGCCGCGCGCATCAGGACGCGAGCGGGAAAAGGCAGTTCGACACCGCCCGCATCGATTGCGGCTTTACCGTGCGCGGCCTCGTCGGTGCGCATCTGTTCGACGATCGCGCGAGACTCGAGATCCGCCTCTGGCAGTTTCTCGAGATGGCTGTCGAGGTGCTGCTCCACCTGACGCTCGGTCTCGGCCATGAAGCCGAGGCTCACGCGATCTCCGAAGCGTCCAGCCACCAGACCGAGCGCAAGAGCACCTGCATACCAAAGCGGATTCAGCAGACTGGGACGCGAGTCGAGTGCTTCCAGACGGCGCGCGGTCCACGCGAGATGGTCCTCTTCTTCGCGAGCTGCACGCTCGAAGGTCTCTTTCAAGGCGGGAGAGCGGGTGGCCAGTTTTTGCGCCTGATAAAGCGCCTGGGCACACACCTCACCGACGTGGTTCACACGCATCAGGGCGGCCGCGTGCTCACGCTCGGCCGGCGACAGCTCCGGCATCTCCGCCACCACGGGCGGCACAGGCACTGGACGGTTCATCCGCGATACGCCTGTCATTGAACGTAAACCCCGATCCAGCTCGGTAATCAATTCATCCAGCATCCAGCCCTCCCGGTTCGACACATCAGCCCGGATCTTCCGGAGGTCCGTGCGACGTGCGTCTGCAAAGCAACTCGCGCGTCGGGACTTCCGTTAAGGGCTGATTTCATGACTATTTTTCAATTTTAGACCATGTTGCGTAAACGAAACAGCTACGTACCGAGCAACCTGCTTTTTCTTTGCGCAGGGTATCCCTTTTGTTACATTAGCGACGAACCTCTCGCGAGGGTAGAAAAACAAAGCGACCAAAAAACAAAACGCACCGGGTTAACAAGTCGTAATAAAGCTGTACATCCTAAAGGCGCCTTCGGGCGCTTTTTTTTTCGTATGGCGTTTGTTCGACTGAAGTGGGAGAAAGGTAGCGCCATTGGTGCCGCCTTAGGCCTCGCGCAAATAGAAACGGCCCGGCGAGGATTAACTCGTCGGACCGTTCTTCTTTTGCTCAGGCTGGTTTCGCTAGTCGGCGCTACATGCGGTCAAGACAAGACAAGACAAGACACGCCTCACGCGCGGCCGTCGCGTAATTCCCGCCGCAAGATTTTGCCCACATTGCTCTTCGGCAGTTCCGTGCGGAACTCGATAATCTTTGGCCGCTTGTAGCCGGTGAGCTGTTCCTTGCAGAAAGCGAAGATGTCCGCGTCGGTCAGTGCCTGATCCTTCTTGACGATGAACAGCTTCACCGCTTCGCCCGAATGCTGATCCGGCACGCCAACCGCAGCAACTTCAAACACGCCGGGTAGCTTGGCGACGACGTCTTCAATCTCGTTCGGATAGACATTGAAACCGGACACCAGAATCATGTCCTTCTTGCGGTCGACAATCTTCACATAACCCGCGTCGCTCACCACGCCGACGTCGCCCGATTTGAAGAAGCCGTCCGGGGTCATCACCTTGGCGGTTTCATCCGGACGGTTCCAATAGCCGGCCATGACCTGCGGACCGCGGATGCAGATCTCACCCGGTTGACCGAGGGGCACCTCGTTATTGTCGTCGTCGCGAATCGAGATCTCGGTCGATGGCAGTGGCAAGCCGATCGTGCCGCTGTACGAAGTAACCGACACGGGGTTGCAGGTCACACACGGCGACGTTTCCGACATGCCGTAACCTTCGACGATCGGCGTGTGCGTCCTTTCATACCAGCGCTTCGCGACGGCTTCCTGAACAGCCATCCCCCCACCATTGGCGACGAGCAGCTTCGAGAAGTTGAGCTTGTCGAAATCGGGATGGTTGAGCATCGCGTTATAGAGCGTGTTCACCGCCGGAATAGTGGTGATCGCATAGCCTTGCAGTTCCTTGATCATGCCACCGATGTCGCGCGGATTTGGAATCAGCACGCCAAGCCCTCCCGTACGAACGGTGAGTAGTCCGCACACCGTCAAGGCGAAGATGTGATACAGCGGCAGCGCGACGACGGTGATGAACTGGTCGATGTCGTCTCGACCCTCGCGCGCCGGGTCGAGCCAGACTTGCGACTGCAGGACGTTGGCGATCAGGTTGCGATGGAGCAAGGTGGCGCCTTTCGCGACGCCGGTCGTGCCACCGGTGTATTGCAGGAACGCGACGTCGTCCGGCCCTTGCTTGACCGGCTTGAACTCCTGGCGAGCACCCTCGGCAATCGCTGCATTGAACTTGATGTGCCCCGGCAAGCTCCACGCCGGCACCATCTTTTTAACGTGACGTACGACGAAGTTCACGATGAGCCCTTTCGCGCCCATCAGATCGCCCATCGCCGCGACCACCACATGCTTGACGGCCGTATTGCGCAGCACCGCCTGGAGCGTCACCGCGAAATTCTCGAGCAGGATGATGGCTTCGGCGCCGCTATCCTTGAGTTGATGTTCGAGCTCGCGTGGCGTGTAAAGCGGATTCACGTTCACCACCACGTATCCCGCGCGCAAGATGGCTGCGATCGCCACCGGGTACTGCAGCACGTTGGGCATCATGATCGCGATACGCGCGCCCCGCGCGAGACCTTTGGACTGGAACCACGCCGCAAGCTTGCGCGACAGGGTGTCCAGTTCGCCATACGTTATCTGCTTCCCCATGCAGACGAACGCAGGCTTGGTCTGATATTCACGAAAGCTTTCTTCGAACAGTTCGGCAACGGACGAGTACTGACTCGGATCGATCTCTGCTGGAACGCCGGGCGGATATGATTTCAGCCAGATTTTTTCCATGCGGCGTCTCCTCCTTTATTTTCGAATGGTCGTGCTAAACGGGCATCGTAGCATGCGCTCTACTCTGCCATTTGCGAATGCACGTAGGTTAGATGCCACCCTCCAACACGGTTCGCACTCAACGGCGTGCTGTGATGGAAGCAGGTGTCGTGCGATGCGTTTCAAAGGCTTGCAACGCGCTCGACCTCGACGAGGCAATCGTAGAAGGTGGCCGAACCGCCAAGGTCTGTCAGCGCCTGACTCGTCACCTGATTCGCGTTGCAGCCGTCGGGGGCGAGTTTTTTCCACCAGATAGAAAGTCCGACTACGAGACCTTCCCGCGCCTTGTCGGTGACCCGGGCGCGGGCTTGCATCGAACCGCGGTCGTTGAAAACGCGCACGAGGTCGCCATCGATAACCTCGCGCCGGCTCGCGTCGATGGGGTGAATGTCGAGATGCGGCTCGCCTTCGGTCGACCGCAAACTCTCCACGTTGACGAAGGTGCTGTTCAGGAAATTGCGGGCCGGCGGCGAAATCATCGCCAGAGGAAAACGGGCCGCGAGTTCAGGGGCGCCGTCGGCGGATTCGTAGGGCGGCAAATAGTCGGGCAACGGATCGAGTCCTTGCTGTGCGAGCCGCCCGCTAAAAAATTCGCACTTGCCGGAAGGAGTGCGGAACCCGCCTTCGGCAAAGGGAGCATCAGGCAGATTGAGCTTCGCCCAGCCGCTCGCTTTCAGGGACACCCAGTCGACACCTGCGAATACCGGGTCGCTCCAACGGAACGCGTTTGCGGCCACGCTATCGTCGGTCTCGAACAGTGCCGGCTCCTGCAGGTTCATATGGCGGGCGATGCCGCGGAAGATTTCAGTGTTGGGCCGGGCCTCGCCTACCGGTTGAATCGCGGGCAGGTTCGCCATCACGTGCGTGTGCCCGTAAGACTTATGCAGATCGAGATGTTCTAGCTGCGTGGTCGCGGGCAGCAGCAAGTCGGCGTAGTCAGCGGTGTCAGTCTGAAAATGCTCGAGGACGATCGTAAACAGATCCTCCCGCGCAAAGCCGGCCGCAACCCGCTGCGAGTCCGGTGCAACAGCAACCGGGTTCGAGTTGTAGACGATCACCGCTTCGATCTTGGGACCGAATTGGGCGTCGCCGGGATGCAGCAATGCGTCGCCAATCGCATTCATATTGATCACGCGCGGCTGGTGCGACGGCCAACCGGGGATCAGGTCAGGACGTTGCAGCGCGTGGGAATCGACCGGAGCCCAGCCCGACGAAGAGAGCAACGCCCCGCCGGCGCGCTCGCGCCACGCGCCGGTCAACGAGGGCAGACAGGCGATGGCGCGCACCGCATTGCCCCCGCCGCGTACTCGTTGCAAGCCGTAATTCATGCGGATCGCGGCCTTTCGGGTTCCACCGTAAAGGCGTGCGAGGTCGACGATCGTCTGCGCATCAATACCGCAAATCTGGGCTACGCGAGCGGGTGGGTAGTCCAGCGCGCGGGCCTTCAGTTGTTCAAAGCCCAAGGTATGTTCGGCGATATAGGCGTGATCGAGCCAATCTTCGGTGATCAGCACGTTCATCATGCCGAGGGCAAGCGCACCGTCGGTGCCGGGTTTGAGGGCGATATGCTGATGGCATTTTTCCGCCGTCAGCGAGCGGTATGGGTCGATCGCGATCAGACGCGCACCGTTGCGTTTGGCCTCCTGCGCGCGGGTCCAAAAATGCAGATTCGATGCGATCGGATTCGATCCCCAGATCAGAATGAGCTCGCTCTCGGCGAAGTATTCCGTCAGCATGCCGAGACTCGCACCGTAGGTGTACTTCAGACCGGCCGCGCCGGCCGCCGCGCAGATCGTACGGTCCAATTGGGATGCGCCCAGCTTGTGGAAGAACCTCTGGGCGATGCTGTCGCCCTGGACGAGGCCCATCGTTCCGGCGTAGCTGTAAGGAACGATCGCCTCGGGAGCGCGGCTCGCAATTTCCGATAGACGCGCGGCCGCGAGTCCAAGCGCCTCATCCCAACTGATCGGCTCAAAGCGGCCCTCACCTTTGGCGCCGACGCGGCGCATCGGCTTCGTAAGACGGCGCGGATGATGTACCCGCTCCGCATAACGGCTGACCTTGGTGCACAACGCCCCTTGCGTCGGCGGATGATCGGGATCGCCAACCACCTTGATCGCCCGACCATGCTCGACTGTCACGCGCATCGCGCAGGTGTCCGGGCAGTCATGCGGACACACGGCGCGGGCAAATTCGGTCGGGGCATTCATGGGGAGATCCGTATAAAGGACAACTTGGCACGAAATGCAATTTTATTACGTCCGTGGTCGCCCGCACTCTCCCGCGCCGCCAAAAATGCGGGTGGGCGTAGAATTGATCATCACCGAGCCCGGGCGAATAGCCTCGAGCAACTCAATGCATATCGAAGCACATCGCACTATGAAACTAATCCCCGAAATCCAGGCCGCACACGGCGAAATACAAACCCTCCGACGAACCATTCACGCGCATCCGGAACTGCGTTACGAAGAGACCCAGACTTCCGATCTTGTCGCGAAAAGTCTGACTGAGTGGGGTATCGAGGTCCATCGCGGCCTCGGTAAGACCGGTGTCGTGGGCATTCTGAAGCGCGGCAGTAGCAATCGCTCTATCGGATTGCGAGCCGACATGGATGCGCTACCGATCCAGGAGATCAACAGCTTCGAGCATCGCTCTCGTCACGACGGGAAGATGCACGCCTGTGGACACGATGGGCATACGGCCATGCTATTGGGTGCTGCTCGACACCTGGCCAGGCATGGCGAGTTCGACGGAACGATTGTGTTCATTTTCCAGCCGGCCGAAGAAGGCGGTGCAGGCGCGCAGGCGATGATCGACGATGGTCTGTTCACGAAGTTTCCCGTCGATGCTGTGTTCGGGATTCATAACTGGCCGGGTATGCCGGCTGGGCAATTCGGCGTGACCGAAGGCCCGATCATGGCGTCGAGCAACGAATTCCGCATCGAAATCACAGGCGTAGGATCACACGCGGCGATGCCGCACAACGGTCGCGACCCTGTTTTCACCGCGGTGCAGATCGCCAACGGACTGCAGGGCATCATCACGCGTAACAAGAAGCCGCTGGATACGGCGGTACTGTCGATCACGCAGATTCACGCAGGCGATGCGGTGAACGTCGTTCCTGATCGAGCCTGGATGGCGGGCACGGTGCGCACGTTCACGACGGAAACGCTGGACCTCGTCGAAGCTCGTATGCGGACGATTGCAGAGAATATTGCTGCGGCTTACGACTGTTCGGTAAATATCCGCTTCCATCGCAACTATCCGCCTACGGTGAATAGCAGCGAAGAGACGCGCTTTGCCGCGTCGGTCATGAAGGAGGTTGTGGGGGCAGAAAACGTTGACGACGCCGTGGAGCCAACAATGGGCGCCGAGGACTTTTCGTTCATGCTGCTCGCCAAGCCGGGTTGCTACGCTTTCCTCGGCAATGGAGGGGGCGGGCATCGCGATGCCGGTCATGGTGCCGGGCCCTGCATGCTGCATAACGCGAGTTACGATTTTAACGATGAGCTTTTGCCAATCGGATCGACGTATTGGGTAAGGCTCGCGCAGAAGTTTTTGGCGTCCAAGTAGTTTGGTGGGTTTGGTTTGTTGCGGGCGGGGCACGCTCTCCGCTCGCCCGAGCGGTATCTGGCACTAGGTGGCCTGCGCGCTTTCATGGGCGTAAACGCAGAAACCCCACCTTTGCGGGGTGGGGTTTCTGATGCTGCTAGGGAGCCTGACGATTACCTACTTTCACACGGGTAATCCGCACTATCATCGGCGTGGAGTCGTTTCACGGTCCTGTTCGGGATGGGAAGGGGTGGTACCGACACGCTATGGTCATCAGGCATGACTGGTTGCTGCACTGCTCATGGAGCAATACAGCCAATCGGGAAGAAGTAGTTTCTGGTGATGCTCACCAGCGGGAGCGTTCTGGGGTTGTGTTGTTTCTGGCACAACACTGATCTCAACCTGCGTGCTCCGTGCCCCCTTCGGGGGTGGGGTCCGCGTAAGTGCTGAAGCACTAACGCTGACCGACACGAGACACACCTGTTATAGGATCAAGCCTTACGGGCAATTAGTATCAGTTAGCTTAACGCATTACTGCGCTTCCACACCTGACCTATCAACGTCCTGGTCTTGAACGACCCTTCAAGGGGCTCGAAGCCCCGGGGATATCTCATCTTAAGGCGAGTTTCCCGCTTAGATGCTTTCAGCGGTTATCTCTTCCGAACATAGCTACCCGGCGATGCCACTGGCGTGACAACCGGTACACCAGAGGTTCGTCCACTCCGGTCCTCTCGTACTAGGAGCAGCCCCCTTCAAATATCCAGCGCCCACGGCAGATAGGGACCAAACTGTCTCACGACGTTTTAAACCCAGCTCACGTACCTCTTTAAATGGCGAACAGCCATACCCTTGGGACCGGCTACAGCCCCAGGATGAGATGAGCCGACATCGAGGTGCCAAACACCGCCGTCGATATGAACTCTTGGGCGGTATCAGCCTGTTATCCCCAGAGTACCTTTTATCCGTTGAGCGATGGCCCTTCCATACAGAACCACCGGATCA
It encodes:
- a CDS encoding molybdopterin-containing oxidoreductase family protein translates to MNAPTEFARAVCPHDCPDTCAMRVTVEHGRAIKVVGDPDHPPTQGALCTKVSRYAERVHHPRRLTKPMRRVGAKGEGRFEPISWDEALGLAAARLSEIASRAPEAIVPYSYAGTMGLVQGDSIAQRFFHKLGASQLDRTICAAAGAAGLKYTYGASLGMLTEYFAESELILIWGSNPIASNLHFWTRAQEAKRNGARLIAIDPYRSLTAEKCHQHIALKPGTDGALALGMMNVLITEDWLDHAYIAEHTLGFEQLKARALDYPPARVAQICGIDAQTIVDLARLYGGTRKAAIRMNYGLQRVRGGGNAVRAIACLPSLTGAWRERAGGALLSSSGWAPVDSHALQRPDLIPGWPSHQPRVINMNAIGDALLHPGDAQFGPKIEAVIVYNSNPVAVAPDSQRVAAGFAREDLFTIVLEHFQTDTADYADLLLPATTQLEHLDLHKSYGHTHVMANLPAIQPVGEARPNTEIFRGIARHMNLQEPALFETDDSVAANAFRWSDPVFAGVDWVSLKASGWAKLNLPDAPFAEGGFRTPSGKCEFFSGRLAQQGLDPLPDYLPPYESADGAPELAARFPLAMISPPARNFLNSTFVNVESLRSTEGEPHLDIHPIDASRREVIDGDLVRVFNDRGSMQARARVTDKAREGLVVGLSIWWKKLAPDGCNANQVTSQALTDLGGSATFYDCLVEVERVASL
- a CDS encoding long-chain fatty acid--CoA ligase; this encodes MEKIWLKSYPPGVPAEIDPSQYSSVAELFEESFREYQTKPAFVCMGKQITYGELDTLSRKLAAWFQSKGLARGARIAIMMPNVLQYPVAIAAILRAGYVVVNVNPLYTPRELEHQLKDSGAEAIILLENFAVTLQAVLRNTAVKHVVVAAMGDLMGAKGLIVNFVVRHVKKMVPAWSLPGHIKFNAAIAEGARQEFKPVKQGPDDVAFLQYTGGTTGVAKGATLLHRNLIANVLQSQVWLDPAREGRDDIDQFITVVALPLYHIFALTVCGLLTVRTGGLGVLIPNPRDIGGMIKELQGYAITTIPAVNTLYNAMLNHPDFDKLNFSKLLVANGGGMAVQEAVAKRWYERTHTPIVEGYGMSETSPCVTCNPVSVTSYSGTIGLPLPSTEISIRDDDNNEVPLGQPGEICIRGPQVMAGYWNRPDETAKVMTPDGFFKSGDVGVVSDAGYVKIVDRKKDMILVSGFNVYPNEIEDVVAKLPGVFEVAAVGVPDQHSGEAVKLFIVKKDQALTDADIFAFCKEQLTGYKRPKIIEFRTELPKSNVGKILRRELRDGRA
- a CDS encoding M20 aminoacylase family protein, whose translation is MKLIPEIQAAHGEIQTLRRTIHAHPELRYEETQTSDLVAKSLTEWGIEVHRGLGKTGVVGILKRGSSNRSIGLRADMDALPIQEINSFEHRSRHDGKMHACGHDGHTAMLLGAARHLARHGEFDGTIVFIFQPAEEGGAGAQAMIDDGLFTKFPVDAVFGIHNWPGMPAGQFGVTEGPIMASSNEFRIEITGVGSHAAMPHNGRDPVFTAVQIANGLQGIITRNKKPLDTAVLSITQIHAGDAVNVVPDRAWMAGTVRTFTTETLDLVEARMRTIAENIAAAYDCSVNIRFHRNYPPTVNSSEETRFAASVMKEVVGAENVDDAVEPTMGAEDFSFMLLAKPGCYAFLGNGGGGHRDAGHGAGPCMLHNASYDFNDELLPIGSTYWVRLAQKFLASK
- the mraZ gene encoding division/cell wall cluster transcriptional repressor MraZ; amino-acid sequence: MFQGASALTLDAKGRMSIPSRYRDALQTQAEGRVTITKHPDGCLLLFPRPEWEIFRDKVDKLPMNATWWKRIFLGNAMDVDMDGAGRVLVSPELRTAGGLEKELTLLGMGRHFELWDAQTYAAKEQAAMAEGMPEALKDFTF
- the rsmH gene encoding 16S rRNA (cytosine(1402)-N(4))-methyltransferase RsmH; the protein is MAPAMGNELQHRTVLLEEAVEALIKRPDGVYVDGTFGRGGHSRAVLGKLGESGRLIAFDKDPLAIATAQQIADPRFEIVHESFASLRDAVAERGVGRVSGVLLDLGVSSPQVDDPERGFSFRADGPLDMRMDPTRGESAADWLARATVQELTEVIRDYGEERFAFQIAKALVARRAESDRLGPLVSTGELAQIVANVVKTREKGKDPATRTFQAIRIHINQELAELQVVLEAALALLEQGGRLVVISFHSLEDRIVKRFMQAHASAPAVDRRLPIRAVDLPSPPLKIIGRVFASDAEVAANPRARSAVMRVAERIAP
- the coq7 gene encoding 2-polyprenyl-3-methyl-6-methoxy-1,4-benzoquinone monooxygenase — encoded protein: MLDELITELDRGLRSMTGVSRMNRPVPVPPVVAEMPELSPAEREHAAALMRVNHVGEVCAQALYQAQKLATRSPALKETFERAAREEEDHLAWTARRLEALDSRPSLLNPLWYAGALALGLVAGRFGDRVSLGFMAETERQVEQHLDSHLEKLPEADLESRAIVEQMRTDEAAHGKAAIDAGGVELPFPARVLMRAASKIMTRTAYYV
- the ftsL gene encoding cell division protein FtsL encodes the protein MSRLNIFLLIVVMGCALSVVNATNQQRQIFIQLQRAESQERQLQQDYSQLQYQQSALSKTSRIEQIATDSLKMAAVTTGRTQYLTLSPGAAMAEDAPVPTSAPAPATASAPHVTRQGNAR